The following are encoded together in the Candidatus Methylomirabilis oxygeniifera genome:
- the lspA gene encoding Lipoprotein signal peptidase (Prolipoprotein signal peptidase) (SPase II) (Signal peptidase II) (Evidence 2b : Function of strongly homologous gene; PubMedId : 2985604; Product type e : enzyme), protein MRFYAVALTVIVLDQVSKLWIQAAMPLGYSITLIPDFFAIVHVLNPGAAFGLLAAQAAAIRNPFFIGISLLAIGFILYYRHRRLDDHPLASLGLSLILGGAVGNLLDRLRIGMVVDFIDVHYYQYHWPAFNVADSGITVGVSLMMLTMILDERRGRHRGPAS, encoded by the coding sequence ATGCGCTTCTATGCTGTCGCGCTTACCGTGATCGTCCTCGATCAGGTCTCCAAGCTGTGGATCCAGGCTGCGATGCCTCTCGGCTACAGCATCACCCTTATCCCTGATTTTTTCGCGATCGTCCATGTCCTGAATCCCGGCGCGGCATTCGGCCTCCTAGCCGCCCAGGCTGCAGCGATTCGTAACCCGTTTTTTATCGGTATCTCCCTTCTGGCTATCGGGTTCATCCTGTACTATCGACATCGCAGGCTTGACGACCATCCGCTTGCCTCGCTTGGGTTGAGCCTGATCCTTGGGGGTGCTGTCGGCAACCTGCTGGATCGATTGAGAATCGGCATGGTCGTGGACTTCATCGATGTCCACTACTATCAGTACCACTGGCCCGCGTTCAACGTCGCCGACTCCGGTATCACTGTCGGCGTGTCGCTGATGATGCTCACCATGATCCTCGATGAGCGTCGAGGGCGTCATCGTGGGCCGGCCTCATGA
- the rluD gene encoding pseudouridine synthase (pseudouridines 1911, 1915, 1917 in 23S RNA) (Evidence 2b : Function of strongly homologous gene; Product type e : enzyme): protein MSGDEIRELIADISAGGLRLDRYLSTATGLPRSQIQRLIKAGRVLVDGRCPKASAIAHPGQQISLSIPPPQPSTLTPEPIPLDILYEDTDMLVLNKPAGLVVHPAPGHHSGTLVHAILYHCPDLPGIGEERRPGIVHRLDKETSGVMVVAKTDTAMASLATQFKGRRVQKTYIALVHGEVKQPQGQIAADIGRHERDRKRMAVRTRKGREAVTNYRVIKRLGGLTLLELQPQTGRTHQIRVHLSAIGHPVVGDKVYGGRREKKCRVLSVECRVKTERHLLHAWKLGLFHPRTDVWMEFEAPLPPDFTSRLHVES, encoded by the coding sequence ATGAGCGGCGATGAGATCCGCGAACTCATAGCTGACATCTCAGCCGGCGGCCTGCGCCTGGATCGCTACCTCTCCACCGCGACAGGGCTTCCACGATCGCAGATCCAGCGCCTCATCAAAGCCGGCCGGGTGCTGGTCGATGGTCGCTGCCCGAAGGCGAGCGCCATAGCCCATCCCGGCCAGCAGATCAGCCTCTCGATCCCTCCGCCTCAGCCGTCCACCCTCACGCCCGAACCGATTCCCCTCGATATCCTGTACGAAGATACCGACATGCTGGTTCTGAATAAGCCGGCGGGGCTGGTCGTGCACCCCGCCCCGGGACATCATTCCGGGACGCTGGTCCACGCCATTCTGTATCACTGCCCGGATTTACCCGGAATCGGCGAGGAGCGACGACCGGGGATCGTTCATCGGCTCGACAAAGAGACATCCGGGGTGATGGTCGTGGCCAAGACCGACACGGCCATGGCCTCGCTCGCTACACAATTCAAGGGGCGACGGGTGCAGAAGACCTACATCGCGCTGGTGCATGGCGAAGTCAAACAGCCTCAGGGCCAAATCGCGGCCGACATCGGCCGTCATGAACGTGACCGGAAACGAATGGCGGTGCGCACACGCAAAGGCCGGGAGGCGGTGACCAACTACCGGGTGATCAAGCGGCTGGGCGGCCTGACGCTGCTCGAGCTCCAGCCGCAGACCGGCCGGACCCACCAGATTAGGGTCCACCTGTCGGCCATCGGTCACCCAGTGGTTGGCGACAAGGTGTATGGGGGGCGAAGGGAAAAGAAGTGTCGAGTGTTGAGTGTTGAGTGTCGAGTGAAGACGGAGCGGCACCTGCTGCATGCCTGGAAACTCGGCCTGTTCCATCCGA